The proteins below are encoded in one region of Streptomyces sp. NBC_00490:
- a CDS encoding diacylglycerol/lipid kinase family protein, whose amino-acid sequence MRALLVVNPAATTTSARTRDVLIHALASEMKLEAVTTEYRGHARDLGRQAAESRDVDLVVALGGDGTVNEVVNGLLHAGPDPERLPRLAVVPGGSTNVFARALGLPNDAVEATGAILDALRDGSERTVGLGLTSGTPGTEDEAVPARWFTFNAGLGFDAGVVGRVEQQRERGRKSTHALYVRQAMRQFFGEAHRRHGTITVERPDADPVTDLVLSIVSNTSPWTFLGNHPMYASPKASFDKGLDVLGLSRMTTTAVARYGTQLLTSSPERGPHGKHAFSLHDLDQFTLHSKVPLPLQMDGDHLGLRTSVTFTGVRRALRVIV is encoded by the coding sequence ATGCGTGCACTTCTCGTGGTCAATCCGGCAGCTACCACCACAAGCGCACGTACGCGCGATGTGCTGATCCACGCGCTCGCGAGCGAGATGAAGCTCGAGGCGGTCACCACCGAGTACCGAGGGCACGCGCGCGATCTGGGCAGGCAGGCGGCGGAGAGCCGGGACGTCGACCTGGTGGTCGCCCTCGGCGGCGACGGGACGGTCAACGAGGTCGTCAACGGTCTGCTGCACGCCGGGCCCGACCCGGAGCGGCTCCCCCGTCTCGCCGTGGTCCCCGGCGGCTCCACCAACGTCTTCGCCCGCGCCCTGGGCCTGCCCAACGACGCCGTGGAGGCGACCGGCGCGATCCTGGACGCCCTGCGGGACGGCAGCGAGCGCACGGTCGGCCTGGGCCTGACCTCGGGCACGCCCGGCACGGAGGACGAGGCGGTGCCCGCGCGCTGGTTCACCTTCAACGCGGGCCTCGGTTTCGACGCCGGCGTGGTGGGCCGGGTCGAGCAGCAGCGCGAGCGCGGCAGGAAGTCGACGCACGCGCTGTACGTCCGCCAGGCCATGCGTCAGTTCTTCGGCGAGGCCCACCGCCGGCACGGCACGATCACCGTGGAGCGCCCGGACGCCGATCCGGTGACCGATCTGGTGCTGTCCATAGTCTCGAACACTTCTCCGTGGACGTTCCTGGGCAATCACCCGATGTACGCGTCGCCTAAGGCCTCGTTCGATAAAGGCCTCGACGTACTCGGTCTCAGCCGAATGACGACGACCGCTGTTGCCCGGTATGGCACCCAGTTGCTCACTTCGTCCCCCGAGCGTGGCCCGCATGGCAAGCATGCGTTCTCCCTGCACGACCTGGACCAGTTCACCTTGCATTCCAAGGTGCCCCTGCCCCTTCAGATGGACGGCGACCACCTAGGGCTGCGTACGAGCGTGACGTTCACAGGCGTACGCCGTGCACTGCGTGTGATTGTGTGA
- a CDS encoding RNA polymerase sigma factor SigF: MRDEERGTRELPAEGTGGSRRMGDGVNGIPEQARPHPEDDSPGAGFLDDGQRDQEGAVQSVSLDGRIGVSPVRAETRARGRATGGTMSEHQRDDQQGAQSGQATQHNPQDRSGARALFIELRKLQDGSAEYADLRNRLVRMHLPLVEHLARRFRNRGEPLDDLTQVATIGLIKSVDRFDPERGVEFSTYATPTVVGEIKRHFRDKGWAVRVPRRLQELRLSLTTATAELSQLHGRSPTVHELAEKLGISEEEVLEGLESANAYSTLSLDVPDTDDESPAVADTLGAEDEALEGVEYRESLKPLLEDLPPREKRILLLRFFGNMTQSQIAQEVGISQMHVSRLLARTLAQLREKLLVEE; encoded by the coding sequence GTGCGTGACGAAGAGCGCGGCACACGGGAGCTGCCGGCCGAGGGCACAGGCGGGTCCCGACGCATGGGGGACGGTGTCAACGGCATCCCCGAACAGGCCCGGCCGCATCCGGAGGACGACTCGCCGGGGGCCGGCTTCCTGGACGACGGGCAGCGGGATCAGGAAGGTGCCGTGCAGAGCGTGTCTCTGGACGGACGGATCGGGGTCTCCCCTGTCCGAGCAGAGACGAGGGCTCGGGGAAGGGCGACGGGCGGGACGATGAGCGAGCACCAGCGAGACGATCAACAGGGCGCGCAGAGCGGGCAGGCCACGCAGCACAACCCTCAGGACCGCAGCGGGGCGCGGGCACTCTTCATCGAGCTGCGCAAGCTGCAGGACGGCAGCGCGGAGTACGCGGACCTGCGCAACCGGCTGGTCCGTATGCACCTGCCGCTCGTCGAGCACCTCGCGCGCCGCTTCCGCAACCGCGGCGAGCCGCTGGACGACCTGACCCAGGTCGCCACCATCGGCCTGATCAAGTCGGTCGACCGCTTCGACCCGGAGCGCGGCGTCGAGTTCTCGACGTACGCGACCCCGACGGTCGTCGGCGAGATCAAGCGGCACTTCCGGGACAAGGGCTGGGCGGTCCGCGTCCCGCGCAGGCTGCAGGAACTGCGCCTCTCGCTCACCACGGCGACGGCGGAGCTCTCGCAGCTGCACGGTCGCTCCCCCACGGTCCACGAGCTGGCCGAGAAGCTGGGCATCTCGGAGGAGGAGGTCCTGGAGGGCCTGGAGTCCGCCAACGCGTACTCCACGCTGTCCCTGGACGTCCCGGACACCGATGACGAGTCCCCAGCGGTGGCGGACACCCTGGGCGCGGAGGACGAGGCGCTGGAGGGCGTCGAGTACCGCGAGTCGCTCAAGCCGCTCCTCGAGGACCTGCCCCCGCGCGAGAAGCGGATCCTGCTGCTGCGTTTCTTCGGCAACATGACGCAGTCGCAGATCGCGCAGGAGGTCGGCATCTCGCAGATGCATGTCTCCCGGCTGCTGGCGCGGACACTGGCGCAGCTGCGGGAAAAGCTCCTGGTGGAGGAGTAG
- a CDS encoding anti-sigma regulatory factor, with the protein MSQIAGEPATQDFVEVRLPAAGAYLSVLRTATAGLAARLDFTLDEIEDLRIAVDEACAILLQQAVPGSVLSCVFRLVDDSLEVTVSAPTTDGHAPARDTFAWTVLSALAGKVSSAVDDDKTVSISLYKQRGAGPGPA; encoded by the coding sequence GTGTCCCAGATCGCAGGCGAGCCCGCGACCCAGGACTTCGTGGAAGTCCGGCTGCCGGCTGCGGGTGCCTACCTGTCGGTGCTGCGTACGGCGACTGCCGGCCTCGCGGCCCGTTTGGACTTCACCCTCGACGAGATCGAGGACCTGCGCATCGCGGTGGACGAGGCGTGCGCGATCCTGCTCCAGCAGGCCGTGCCCGGCTCGGTCCTCAGTTGCGTCTTCCGCCTCGTCGACGACTCACTCGAGGTCACCGTCTCGGCGCCGACCACGGACGGTCACGCCCCCGCGCGTGACACCTTCGCCTGGACCGTCCTGTCCGCTCTCGCGGGCAAGGTCTCCTCAGCCGTGGACGACGACAAAACCGTTTCGATCAGCCTCTACAAACAGCGCGGCGCGGGACCCGGGCCGGCGTGA
- a CDS encoding UBP-type zinc finger domain-containing protein, translated as MKQCTHADALPHPEPAPLSDTCVECLREGRHPVQLRLCLDCGHVGCCDSSPGRHATEHHKDSGHPIMRTFEPGESWRWCFVDHVLV; from the coding sequence ATGAAACAGTGCACGCATGCCGACGCGCTGCCGCACCCGGAACCCGCCCCGCTGAGCGACACGTGCGTCGAGTGTCTGCGCGAGGGCCGGCACCCGGTGCAGCTGCGACTGTGCCTCGACTGCGGCCACGTCGGCTGCTGCGACTCCTCGCCGGGAAGACATGCCACCGAGCACCACAAGGATTCCGGACACCCGATCATGCGGACATTCGAACCCGGTGAGAGCTGGCGATGGTGCTTCGTGGACCACGTTCTCGTATGA
- a CDS encoding Na+/H+ antiporter, translating to MDVMPLLLLVAGSAAVAAAARRTPVPAPLLLVAVGLVLSYVPGVPEYTLDPDIVLPLVLPPLLHSAATDSSYLDLRAQLRPVALLSVGYVLFATIVVGWAAYRIVPGLSLTGALVLGAVVAPPDAVAATAVARRVGLPSRITTILQGESLVNDATAITAYRVALAAAVGEGASWAGGIGEFLLAAVGGVAVGLILMVPIHWLRTHLKEPLLQNTLSLLIPFVAYAAAEQFHASGVLAVVVVALFLGHRAWEVDFATRLQEDAVWKMVAFVLESSVFALIGLQLRVVVKGLGEYEGGDAVMYAVAVFAVVVASRFVWVYPATFLPRLLSARIRKREDNPTWKAPFVIAWAGMRGVVSLAIAFSIPETMHGGEPFPGRNLILFLTFTTVIGTLVVQGVTLPPLIRLLKLPGRDAQAETLAEANAQAQASRAAERTLDGLLSDERNSLPQPLADRLRSVLERRRNAVWERLGAVNPVTGETVDDTYRRLSREMIGAEREVFVKLRDGRYIDDEMLRTLLRRLDLEEAAAYREAT from the coding sequence ATGGACGTGATGCCACTGCTGCTGCTGGTGGCGGGAAGCGCCGCGGTCGCCGCGGCGGCCCGGCGCACCCCGGTGCCGGCGCCCCTGCTGCTGGTGGCCGTGGGGCTGGTGCTCTCGTACGTCCCGGGGGTCCCGGAGTACACCCTCGACCCGGACATCGTCCTGCCCCTCGTGCTGCCCCCGCTGCTGCACTCGGCGGCCACCGACAGCTCCTACCTCGACCTGCGCGCGCAACTGCGGCCCGTGGCGCTGCTGTCCGTGGGGTACGTGCTCTTCGCGACCATCGTCGTCGGCTGGGCCGCCTACCGGATCGTGCCCGGCCTGTCGCTGACCGGGGCGCTCGTCCTGGGCGCGGTGGTGGCGCCGCCGGACGCGGTCGCGGCGACGGCGGTGGCGCGCCGGGTGGGGCTGCCGTCCCGGATCACCACGATCCTCCAGGGCGAGTCCCTGGTGAACGACGCCACCGCGATCACCGCCTACCGGGTCGCCCTCGCGGCCGCGGTCGGCGAGGGCGCGTCCTGGGCGGGCGGCATCGGCGAGTTCCTGCTCGCGGCGGTCGGCGGCGTGGCGGTCGGTCTGATCCTGATGGTCCCGATCCACTGGCTGCGCACCCACCTCAAGGAACCGCTGCTCCAGAACACCCTCTCCCTGCTGATCCCCTTCGTCGCCTACGCCGCCGCCGAGCAGTTCCACGCCTCCGGAGTCCTCGCGGTCGTCGTCGTGGCCCTCTTCCTCGGACACCGCGCGTGGGAGGTCGACTTCGCCACGCGCCTCCAGGAGGACGCCGTGTGGAAGATGGTCGCCTTCGTCCTGGAGTCGTCGGTGTTCGCCCTCATCGGTCTGCAGCTCCGCGTCGTGGTGAAGGGGCTCGGGGAGTACGAGGGCGGCGACGCCGTCATGTACGCGGTGGCCGTCTTCGCGGTGGTCGTCGCGTCGCGGTTCGTCTGGGTGTACCCCGCGACGTTCCTGCCGCGCCTGCTCTCCGCGCGGATCAGGAAGCGTGAGGACAACCCCACCTGGAAGGCGCCGTTCGTCATCGCCTGGGCCGGCATGCGCGGTGTGGTCTCGCTGGCCATCGCCTTCTCGATCCCCGAGACCATGCACGGCGGCGAACCGTTCCCCGGCCGCAACCTCATCCTCTTCCTGACCTTCACCACCGTCATCGGCACCCTGGTCGTCCAGGGCGTCACCCTGCCCCCGCTGATCCGCCTGCTGAAGCTCCCCGGCCGCGACGCCCAGGCCGAGACCCTGGCGGAGGCCAACGCCCAGGCACAGGCCTCCCGGGCCGCCGAACGCACCCTGGACGGCCTCCTCTCCGACGAACGCAACTCCCTCCCGCAACCCCTCGCCGACCGCCTCCGCTCGGTCCTGGAACGCCGCCGCAACGCCGTCTGGGAGCGCCTGGGCGCGGTGAACCCGGTGACCGGCGAGACCGTCGACGACACCTACCGCCGGCTGTCCCGGGAGATGATCGGCGCCGAACGCGAGGTGTTCGTGAAACTGCGGGACGGGCGCTACATCGACGACGAGATGCTGCGGACCCTGCTGCGCAGGCTGGACCTGGAGGAGGCGGCGGCGTACCGCGAGGCGACGTGA
- a CDS encoding 1-aminocyclopropane-1-carboxylate deaminase/D-cysteine desulfhydrase yields the protein MTSTDLADLRPRLPSPLQEIEDDRFTRRGVRLSLKRDDLIHPDLVGNKWRKLAPNLTAAAGRTLLTFGGAYSNHLRATAAAGRLLGLPTVGVVRGDELADRPLNPSLARCVSDGMRLSFVDRSTYRRKNEPSALAAVLRAAGAEDAYVVPEGGSNALAVRGCRALGEELRGRADVVAVACGTGGTFAGLAAGLGAGQRALGIPVLKGGFLTAGIEGLQREAFGGRRGEWALDDRFHFGGYARTTPELDAFAEDFEGRHGVGVERLYVAKLLYGLAALAEEGAFEPGSRVTAVITGAPYDG from the coding sequence GTGACCAGCACCGACCTCGCCGACCTGCGCCCCCGGCTCCCGTCGCCGCTGCAGGAGATCGAGGACGACCGCTTCACCCGCCGGGGTGTCCGCCTGTCACTGAAACGCGACGACCTGATCCACCCGGACCTCGTCGGCAACAAGTGGCGCAAGCTCGCCCCGAACCTCACGGCCGCGGCCGGCCGCACCCTGCTCACCTTCGGCGGCGCGTACTCCAACCACCTGCGCGCGACGGCCGCCGCGGGGCGGTTGCTGGGGCTGCCGACGGTCGGCGTGGTCCGCGGCGACGAACTGGCCGACCGGCCCCTCAACCCGTCCCTGGCCCGCTGCGTGTCCGACGGCATGCGGCTGTCTTTCGTCGACAGATCGACCTATCGCCGCAAGAACGAGCCGTCGGCTCTGGCGGCGGTACTGCGCGCGGCCGGGGCCGAGGACGCGTACGTCGTGCCCGAGGGCGGGAGCAACGCACTCGCGGTACGGGGCTGCCGGGCGCTCGGTGAGGAGCTGCGGGGGCGGGCCGACGTGGTCGCGGTGGCGTGCGGGACGGGCGGGACCTTCGCGGGGCTGGCGGCCGGGCTGGGGGCGGGTCAGCGGGCGTTGGGGATACCGGTGCTCAAGGGCGGGTTCCTGACGGCCGGCATAGAGGGTCTGCAGCGGGAGGCGTTCGGGGGGCGCCGCGGTGAGTGGGCGCTGGACGACCGGTTCCACTTCGGGGGGTACGCACGCACGACACCCGAACTCGACGCCTTCGCGGAGGACTTCGAGGGGCGGCACGGGGTGGGGGTGGAGCGGCTGTATGTCGCCAAGTTGCTGTATGGACTTGCGGCGTTGGCGGAAGAGGGGGCGTTCGAGCCGGGGAGCAGGGTGACCGCCGTGATCACCGGAGCGCCGTACGACGGGTGA
- a CDS encoding N-acetylmuramoyl-L-alanine amidase, with protein MAPPMSANTFLDALQDEGVTVVQVGDWRHHNRNHKGPWGPVHGVMIHHTVTKGSARTVELCRDGYEDLPGPLCHGVITKDGRVHLVGYGRANHAGLGDDDVLRAVIAETALPADNEANTDGNRHFYGFECENLGDGRDPWPEAQLDAIEKVAAAICRHHGWTERSVIGHLEWQPGKVDPRGFTMASMRTRIRDRLT; from the coding sequence ATGGCCCCACCCATGTCCGCGAACACGTTCCTGGACGCCCTGCAGGACGAGGGCGTCACCGTCGTCCAGGTCGGCGACTGGAGACATCACAACCGCAATCACAAGGGCCCCTGGGGCCCGGTGCACGGCGTGATGATCCACCACACGGTGACCAAGGGCAGCGCGCGCACCGTCGAACTCTGCCGCGACGGCTACGAGGACCTCCCCGGCCCGCTCTGCCACGGCGTGATCACCAAGGACGGCCGCGTCCACCTCGTCGGCTACGGCCGCGCCAACCACGCGGGCCTCGGCGACGACGACGTCCTGCGCGCGGTGATCGCCGAGACGGCCCTGCCGGCGGACAACGAGGCGAACACCGACGGCAACCGCCACTTCTACGGCTTCGAGTGCGAGAACCTCGGCGACGGCCGGGACCCGTGGCCGGAGGCCCAGCTGGACGCGATCGAGAAGGTCGCCGCCGCGATCTGCCGCCACCACGGCTGGACGGAACGGTCGGTCATCGGCCACCTGGAGTGGCAGCCCGGGAAGGTGGACCCACGCGGCTTCACGATGGCGTCGATGCGGACCCGGATCAGGGACCGTCTGACGTGA
- a CDS encoding family 2B encapsulin nanocompartment shell protein yields MSVGEEVRTEQGRPQQSLGTAAARNLATTTKSAPQMQEISSRWLLRTLPWVNVQGGTYRVNRRLTYAVGDGRVTFVKTGERVEVIPEELCELPALRTYDDEEVLTELARRCEQREFAAGDVIASFGSQADVVFLLAHGRVEKIGTGPYGDDAVLGVLADGAYFGDQALLDPEAIWEYTARAVTACTVLVLPRNAVEQVAERTDSLRDHLQALRSIPEQSTNKYGEKAIDLAAGHSGEPDIPHTFVDYEARPREYELSVAQTVLRIHSRVADLYNQPMNQTEQQLRLTVEALKERQEHELVNNREFGLLSNCEYDQRIQPHDGVPSPDDLDELLSRRRGTKLLLAHPRAISAIGRELNKRGLVPETIDVGGNRIPTWRGVPIYPCNKIPVTEARTTSIIAMRTGEAEQGVIGLQQAGIPDEIEPSLSVRFMGINEQAIIKYLVTAYYSAAVLVPDALGVLENVEIGRWR; encoded by the coding sequence ATGTCGGTAGGCGAAGAGGTCCGCACCGAGCAGGGCCGGCCGCAGCAGAGCCTCGGCACGGCGGCCGCGCGGAACCTGGCCACCACCACCAAGTCCGCACCCCAGATGCAGGAGATCAGCTCGCGCTGGCTGCTGCGCACGCTGCCCTGGGTGAATGTTCAAGGCGGTACGTACCGCGTGAACCGGCGGCTGACCTACGCCGTGGGGGACGGCCGGGTCACTTTCGTGAAGACGGGCGAACGGGTCGAGGTCATCCCGGAGGAGCTGTGCGAACTGCCGGCGCTCCGGACGTACGACGACGAGGAGGTGCTCACGGAGCTCGCCCGGCGGTGTGAGCAGCGCGAGTTCGCGGCGGGGGACGTGATCGCCTCGTTCGGCAGCCAGGCCGACGTGGTCTTCCTGCTCGCGCACGGCAGGGTGGAGAAGATCGGCACGGGCCCCTACGGCGACGACGCCGTCCTCGGAGTCCTCGCCGACGGCGCCTACTTCGGCGACCAGGCGCTGCTGGACCCCGAGGCCATCTGGGAGTACACCGCCCGCGCGGTCACCGCCTGCACGGTGCTCGTCCTTCCGCGCAACGCCGTCGAGCAGGTCGCGGAGCGCACCGACTCCCTGCGTGATCACCTCCAGGCGCTGCGTTCGATCCCGGAGCAGAGCACCAACAAATACGGTGAGAAGGCGATCGACCTCGCGGCCGGCCACAGCGGCGAGCCGGACATCCCGCACACCTTCGTGGACTACGAGGCCCGGCCGCGCGAGTACGAACTGAGCGTGGCCCAGACGGTGCTGCGCATCCACTCGCGCGTGGCCGACCTCTACAACCAGCCGATGAACCAGACCGAGCAGCAACTGAGGCTCACTGTGGAGGCGTTGAAGGAGCGCCAGGAGCACGAGCTCGTCAACAACCGCGAGTTCGGACTGCTCAGCAACTGCGAGTACGACCAGCGCATCCAGCCGCACGACGGCGTGCCCAGCCCCGACGACCTGGACGAGCTCCTCAGCAGGCGGCGCGGCACCAAGCTGCTGCTCGCGCATCCGCGCGCGATCTCCGCGATCGGGCGTGAGCTCAACAAGCGCGGACTCGTCCCCGAGACCATCGACGTGGGCGGCAACCGCATCCCCACCTGGCGGGGGGTGCCGATCTACCCGTGCAACAAGATCCCGGTCACCGAGGCCCGTACGACCTCGATCATCGCGATGCGTACCGGCGAGGCCGAGCAGGGCGTCATCGGTCTGCAGCAGGCCGGCATCCCGGACGAGATCGAGCCGAGCCTGTCGGTGCGGTTCATGGGCATCAACGAGCAGGCGATCATCAAGTACCTGGTGACGGCGTACTACTCCGCCGCGGTGCTGGTGCCGGACGCGCTCGGTGTGTTGGAGAACGTCGAGATCGGCCGGTGGAGGTGA
- a CDS encoding family 2 encapsulin nanocompartment cargo protein polyprenyl transferase: protein MAELMREVPQHPAGTEPLDGHEAAVILERARASVDPVLREAIDSLPGSMRRIALYHFGWEHADGTPAAGNAGKAIRPALVLTAAAALGGAAAREVAVRAAAAVELVHNFTLLHDDVMDRDTTRRHRPTAWTVFGDADAILAGDTLQALALGLLAQDPHPAAGAAAARLAACVVELCAGQHADTAMETQDPGEVTLDEVLAMAEAKTGALIGCACAVGALYAGASREDVEALDAFGREAGLAFQLIDDVIGIWGDPRHTGKPAGADLAVRKKSLPVVAALASGTPAGAELAELYTTPYAKEDLDRTALAVERAGGRDWAQVQAADRMARAIAELSRAVPEPAAAEGLLALAEFVTRRTS from the coding sequence ATGGCCGAGCTCATGAGGGAGGTGCCCCAGCACCCCGCCGGGACGGAGCCGCTCGACGGGCACGAGGCGGCGGTGATCCTGGAGCGGGCCCGGGCCTCGGTCGACCCCGTGCTGCGCGAGGCGATCGACTCGCTGCCGGGCTCCATGCGCCGGATCGCGCTCTACCACTTCGGCTGGGAGCACGCCGACGGCACCCCGGCGGCGGGCAACGCCGGCAAGGCGATACGGCCCGCACTCGTCCTCACCGCGGCCGCCGCACTGGGGGGAGCGGCGGCGCGGGAGGTGGCCGTGCGGGCGGCCGCGGCGGTGGAACTGGTCCACAACTTCACGCTGCTGCACGACGACGTGATGGACCGGGACACCACCCGGCGGCACCGGCCCACCGCGTGGACGGTGTTCGGTGACGCCGACGCGATCCTCGCCGGTGACACCCTCCAGGCGCTCGCCCTCGGGCTGCTCGCGCAGGACCCGCACCCGGCGGCCGGGGCCGCGGCCGCCCGGCTCGCGGCCTGTGTCGTCGAGCTGTGCGCCGGCCAGCACGCGGACACGGCCATGGAGACACAGGACCCCGGCGAGGTCACCCTCGACGAGGTGCTCGCCATGGCCGAGGCCAAGACCGGCGCGCTGATCGGATGTGCCTGTGCGGTGGGCGCGCTGTACGCGGGCGCGTCGCGGGAGGACGTCGAGGCGCTGGACGCGTTCGGCCGGGAGGCCGGGCTCGCCTTCCAGCTCATCGACGACGTGATCGGCATATGGGGCGACCCGCGCCACACCGGCAAACCGGCCGGGGCCGACCTCGCGGTCCGCAAGAAGTCCCTGCCGGTCGTCGCCGCGCTGGCCTCCGGCACCCCGGCGGGCGCGGAACTGGCGGAGCTCTACACGACTCCGTACGCGAAGGAGGACCTGGACCGGACGGCACTCGCCGTCGAGCGGGCCGGCGGACGTGACTGGGCGCAGGTCCAGGCGGCCGACCGGATGGCCCGCGCGATCGCGGAACTGTCCCGTGCGGTGCCCGAGCCGGCGGCGGCGGAGGGACTGCTGGCCCTGGCCGAGTTCGTGACACGGCGTACCAGTTGA
- a CDS encoding GNAT family N-acetyltransferase — protein MGVAIRAAGEGDRELVVGLLDAAFQDDPVSRWVFPGDEHRRTAHPRLMAAFTDIVLAEGRVDVTEDGTACALWLPVPDGEHADEEGADGPAELRAEVDPDNERVELIGRLTADIHPAGRAHEYLWMIGVAPGHQGQGLGSALIASVLDRCDREGLCAYLEASSARSRALYERLGFELTGPALDLPDGPRMWPMWREPRG, from the coding sequence ATGGGTGTGGCGATCCGGGCGGCGGGCGAAGGGGATCGTGAACTGGTCGTCGGACTGCTGGACGCGGCGTTCCAGGACGACCCGGTCAGCCGGTGGGTGTTCCCGGGTGACGAGCACCGTCGTACGGCCCACCCTCGGCTCATGGCCGCCTTCACCGACATCGTGCTGGCCGAGGGGCGCGTCGACGTCACCGAGGACGGTACGGCCTGTGCGCTGTGGCTCCCGGTGCCGGACGGCGAGCACGCGGACGAGGAGGGTGCCGACGGTCCCGCCGAGCTGCGCGCGGAGGTCGACCCGGACAACGAGCGCGTCGAGCTGATCGGCCGGCTGACGGCGGACATCCACCCCGCCGGCCGCGCCCACGAATACCTGTGGATGATCGGCGTGGCACCGGGCCACCAGGGCCAGGGCCTGGGCAGCGCGCTCATCGCCTCGGTCCTCGACCGCTGCGATCGCGAGGGTCTCTGCGCCTACCTGGAAGCGAGCAGCGCCCGCAGCCGCGCCCTGTACGAGCGCCTCGGCTTCGAGCTCACCGGCCCCGCGCTGGACCTCCCGGACGGCCCCCGGATGTGGCCGATGTGGCGCGAGCCGCGGGGCTGA
- a CDS encoding TetR/AcrR family transcriptional regulator, translating to MASNPERRAALVDAGIEVLSREGARGLTFRAVDAEAGVPVGTASNYFTGRDDLLRQIDARLHVRLAPDPSVLAELMTRPKDRALVTAFMHDLMARATRDRTGYLALLEMRLEATRRPGLRESYTESVRGDLDYAMRFHRDAGLPGGDETVVVLYLAMLGLILEHLTLPGVLDGVLPGVGVPEGMVERVVAMVVPEG from the coding sequence ATGGCGAGCAATCCGGAGCGCCGGGCGGCGCTGGTCGACGCGGGGATCGAGGTGCTCTCACGGGAGGGGGCGCGGGGGCTGACGTTCCGCGCGGTGGACGCGGAGGCCGGGGTGCCGGTGGGGACCGCCTCCAACTACTTCACCGGGCGCGACGACCTGCTGCGCCAGATAGACGCCCGGCTCCATGTACGACTCGCTCCGGACCCCTCGGTGCTCGCCGAGCTGATGACGAGACCGAAGGACCGCGCGCTGGTCACGGCCTTCATGCACGACCTCATGGCCCGCGCGACCCGCGACCGCACCGGCTACCTGGCCCTTCTGGAAATGCGCCTCGAAGCCACCCGCCGCCCCGGACTCCGGGAGTCCTACACCGAGTCGGTACGCGGAGACCTCGACTACGCCATGCGGTTCCACCGCGACGCGGGGCTGCCCGGCGGCGACGAAACGGTCGTGGTCCTCTACCTCGCGATGCTCGGCCTGATCCTGGAACACCTGACCCTGCCGGGGGTACTGGACGGGGTGCTGCCCGGGGTGGGGGTGCCGGAAGGGATGGTGGAGCGGGTGGTGGCGATGGTGGTGCCGGAGGGGTAG
- a CDS encoding dihydrofolate reductase family protein, with protein sequence MRKLTYFIACSIDGFIGDESGDAEFMMPFVDEEFLAFLAAEYPETLATAGRRALGLDGLANKRWDTVVQGRGSYNEGLKQGVTSPYAHLREYVASRTLTESPDPHVEIIADDLVGRVRELKAEEGELGIYLCGGSRIAGELFDLIDELVIKTYPVTIGSGMPMFGSGFSITEFGLDDVRTFKNGVFVRTYSRKR encoded by the coding sequence TTGCGCAAGCTCACCTACTTCATCGCCTGTTCCATCGACGGCTTCATCGGGGACGAGAGCGGCGACGCGGAGTTCATGATGCCGTTCGTCGACGAGGAGTTCCTGGCGTTCCTCGCGGCCGAGTACCCGGAGACCCTGGCGACCGCGGGCCGCAGGGCCCTCGGTCTCGACGGCCTCGCGAACAAGCGCTGGGACACCGTCGTCCAGGGCCGCGGCAGCTACAACGAGGGCCTGAAGCAGGGCGTCACCAGCCCCTACGCCCACCTGCGGGAGTACGTCGCCTCGCGCACCCTGACCGAGTCGCCCGACCCCCACGTCGAGATCATCGCCGACGACCTGGTCGGCAGGGTCCGCGAGCTGAAGGCCGAGGAAGGGGAGCTGGGGATCTATCTGTGCGGCGGATCCCGGATCGCGGGCGAACTGTTCGACCTGATCGACGAGCTCGTCATCAAGACGTACCCGGTCACCATCGGCTCGGGCATGCCGATGTTCGGATCCGGCTTCTCGATCACCGAGTTCGGCCTCGACGACGTCCGCACCTTCAAGAACGGCGTGTTCGTGCGGACGTACAGCAGGAAGCGCTGA
- a CDS encoding YciI family protein, translating to MKYLVMVQGTQADYEAMRGKGSANSPAWSEQEIQAMYAFMSAINDDLAESGEMVDGQGLAEPAKVRHVGLGPDGKAVITDGPYSETKELLAGYWVLDCASLERVTEIAERIARCPQPAGAPEYPVVIRPILDGAGDI from the coding sequence ATGAAGTACCTGGTCATGGTGCAGGGAACCCAGGCCGACTACGAGGCCATGCGCGGCAAGGGCTCAGCGAACTCCCCGGCCTGGAGCGAGCAGGAGATCCAGGCGATGTACGCCTTCATGAGCGCGATCAACGACGACCTGGCCGAGAGCGGCGAGATGGTCGACGGCCAGGGCCTCGCCGAGCCCGCGAAGGTCCGGCACGTCGGCCTTGGCCCGGACGGCAAGGCCGTGATCACCGACGGGCCGTACAGCGAGACCAAGGAGCTGCTGGCCGGCTACTGGGTGCTGGACTGCGCGAGCCTGGAACGGGTCACGGAGATCGCCGAGCGCATCGCCCGCTGCCCGCAGCCCGCGGGCGCCCCCGAGTACCCGGTGGTGATCCGCCCCATCCTGGACGGCGCCGGGGACATCTGA